A single Musa acuminata AAA Group cultivar baxijiao chromosome BXJ2-1, Cavendish_Baxijiao_AAA, whole genome shotgun sequence DNA region contains:
- the LOC135598568 gene encoding non-specific lipid-transfer protein 1-like: MARSGALVVLALAVVLVAAAPRATEALTCGQVVSFLQSCIPYARGQGLLTKSCCSGVRSLNDAAKTTPDRQTACSCLKSTVAGLKGIQSGTVAGIPGKCGVSVPYPISTSVDCSKVK, from the exons ATGGCGCGCTCCGGTGCTCTTGTGGTGCTCGCGCTGGCCGTCGTCCTCGTCGCGGCGGCGCCGCGTGCCACGGAGGCGCTCACCTGCGGGCAGGTGGTGTCCTTCCTGCAGTCGTGCATCCCCTACGCCCGCGGGCAGGGTTTGCTCACCAAGTCGTGCTGCAGCGGGGTGAGGAGTCTCAACGACGCCGCCAAGACCACGCCGGACCGCCAGACCGCTTGCAGCTGCCTCAAGTCCACGGTTGCCGGTCTCAAGGGCATCCAGTCCGGTACTGTTGCCGGCATCCCGGGCAAGTGCGGCGTCAGCGTCCCCTACCCCATCAGCACCTCCGTCGACTGCTCCAA GGTGAAGTGA